Proteins found in one Quercus robur chromosome 2, dhQueRobu3.1, whole genome shotgun sequence genomic segment:
- the LOC126702662 gene encoding uncharacterized mitochondrial protein AtMg00810-like: MENSKPTKTPCCLNVRLTPFDGSVLVNPSEYRSMMGALQYLTFTRPDLAFSVHQLCQFMNPPTTSHLEATKRVLHYVRGTLHFGIHLAPGPLTFSAFSDADWARDPTDRKSTTGMLVFLGLSPIFWSSKKQPTVSCSSTEAKYHALASTVVELAWLRTLFKELKLDESCDINGLKVSGVDEFVTES, translated from the coding sequence ATGGAAAATTCTAAACCTACCAAAACCCCTTGTTGCCTAAATGTACGTCTTACTCCTTTTGATGGTTCTGTTTTGGTTAATCCCTCTGAGTACAGAAGTATGATGGGTGCTCTCCAATATTTGACTTTCACACGCCCTGATTTGGCTTTTAGTGTCCATCAGCTATGCCAATTTATGAATCCTCCTACTACTTCTCATTTGGAGGCAACCAAGCGTGTTCTTCATTATGTGAGGGGTACTTTACATTTTGGGATTCATCTTGCCCCTGGTCCACTTACCTTCTCTGCCTTCTCCGACGCAGATTGGGCTAGAGACCCCACTGACAGGAAGTCTACCACTGGGATGTTGGTTTTCCTTGGTTTAAGCCCCATTTTTTGGTCTTCCAAGAAACAACCCACTGTCTCCTGTTCTTCCACAGAGGCAAAGTATCATGCCTTGGCTTCCACTGTGGTAGAGTTAGCTTGGCTTCGCACTCTGTTTAAGGAGCTTAAGCTTGATGAATCCTGTGATATCAATGGGCTGAAAGTCTCGGGCGTTGATGAGTTTGTGACTGAATCCTGA